From a single Cyclobacterium marinum DSM 745 genomic region:
- a CDS encoding toprim domain-containing protein → MNAKEANKISIITYLDQLGIRPSKVKAGYCFYYSPYREESTPSFKVSPSKNLWVDFGDGNAGGTLIDLVLKMNPSYTVPDAIREIASVCGSSFFLHQPAIPRPESSEETATGIKIIKTKPLGSNRAISDYLQSRRILLDTAKEFCCEVYYRIGDNRYFGLGNPHENGWAIRNKYWKGCTAQGVSTYCNNSADLCLFEGIFDLLSYREMRKGDHYREDFMVLNSLANLQGFYSKINKYSRVNLFLDRDKAGKEAARKLMDSLPHCRDQSELFHPHKDLNEYWMSRENLGVKR, encoded by the coding sequence ATGAATGCAAAAGAGGCAAATAAAATATCCATAATAACCTATCTGGACCAGTTGGGAATCAGACCAAGTAAAGTTAAAGCAGGTTATTGCTTTTATTATTCTCCCTACCGGGAGGAATCAACCCCTTCTTTTAAGGTAAGCCCGAGCAAAAATCTTTGGGTAGATTTCGGAGATGGTAATGCTGGGGGGACGCTGATTGACTTGGTTCTTAAAATGAATCCATCTTATACTGTTCCAGATGCCATTAGGGAAATCGCCTCGGTATGTGGATCTTCCTTTTTTCTTCACCAGCCAGCTATTCCCCGACCAGAATCATCCGAAGAGACAGCTACAGGAATCAAAATTATAAAAACCAAACCACTTGGAAGCAATAGAGCCATTTCGGATTATCTTCAATCCAGGCGAATCCTTCTGGATACAGCTAAAGAATTTTGCTGCGAAGTCTATTACCGCATTGGTGACAATAGGTATTTTGGTCTAGGCAATCCTCATGAAAATGGTTGGGCAATTCGTAACAAATATTGGAAAGGCTGCACTGCCCAGGGGGTGTCTACCTACTGTAACAATTCAGCTGATCTTTGCCTTTTTGAAGGAATATTTGACCTGCTGAGTTATAGGGAGATGAGAAAAGGTGACCATTACCGAGAGGACTTTATGGTGCTTAATTCTTTGGCTAATTTACAGGGGTTCTATTCGAAAATAAATAAGTACAGCCGTGTAAACTTATTTTTGGACAGGGATAAGGCTGGGAAAGAGGCGGCCAGAAAATTAATGGATAGCCTACCTCATTGCAGAGACCAGTCAGAATTATTTCATCCCCATAAAGATTTAAACGAGTATTGGATGAGTAGGGAAAATTTAGGTGTAAAAAGGTAA
- a CDS encoding GNAT family N-acetyltransferase, with protein MRKATQNDKEKVVSILLKAFKKNKSVNYIAGKEEGKIRYLMEYSFENCIDMGEVFISEDGNACAMIQFQDKKKFSWKSTFLDIQLILKTIGLGNIPKALSRESFIKKHYPKAPFTYLWFVGVSPEKQKNGFGTKILKHVLDYSKTLDRPVYLETSTESNLPWYQKHGLEIYTVSEKFGFPFYFLKTA; from the coding sequence ATGAGAAAAGCAACCCAAAATGATAAGGAAAAGGTCGTATCCATCCTGTTGAAAGCATTCAAAAAAAACAAAAGTGTCAACTACATTGCTGGTAAAGAAGAAGGAAAAATTCGCTATTTGATGGAATATTCTTTTGAAAACTGCATTGATATGGGTGAAGTTTTTATTTCGGAGGATGGTAACGCTTGTGCCATGATCCAATTTCAGGATAAGAAAAAGTTCTCCTGGAAAAGTACTTTTTTGGATATACAGTTAATTCTAAAAACCATCGGGTTGGGAAATATTCCCAAGGCGCTGTCCAGGGAATCCTTTATCAAAAAACATTATCCCAAAGCGCCATTTACTTACCTATGGTTTGTTGGGGTCAGCCCGGAAAAGCAAAAAAATGGCTTTGGCACTAAGATCTTGAAGCATGTATTGGATTATTCCAAAACACTTGATCGTCCTGTTTACCTGGAAACATCTACAGAGAGCAATCTCCCCTGGTATCAGAAACACGGTTTGGAGATTTATACCGTTTCCGAAAAGTTTGGATTTCCATTTTACTTCCTGAAAACTGCCTAA
- a CDS encoding helix-turn-helix transcriptional regulator: MTVLNTEIHIVTLVFVLLEVMMFSHQLVFYLQKPNEKKRKYYLILLFLLILYNLAGGLFPDEDLPLSVTLQYILAYGAGFGMGAYFPYYFYRAFNITHLEFHAKYGVLIFLILPFVLFFCILYPLGLDLMTVIYVGMIIPFAYAFYMVYNILWGIRQRYKKSKASFDAILSYVAVAPWTLMPLLAYLEVTQLTEVLLTNGGFLVITVLYIRNMVEENKKDLETLNLLQTKNEDEIFTIRCTNLGLTKREIEICELVREGRIYKDIADTLFISERTVNKHMQNIFKKAESNNKFDLLNKITKDVKSA, from the coding sequence ATGACTGTTCTGAATACTGAAATTCACATTGTAACCCTAGTATTTGTTTTGCTGGAGGTGATGATGTTTTCTCATCAACTGGTATTTTATCTCCAAAAGCCGAATGAGAAGAAGAGGAAATATTACCTGATTTTGCTTTTCCTCCTGATCCTTTACAATTTGGCCGGAGGACTTTTTCCAGACGAAGATTTACCCCTGTCAGTAACTTTGCAATACATTCTTGCCTATGGTGCCGGTTTCGGTATGGGAGCTTATTTTCCCTACTATTTTTACAGGGCATTCAATATTACTCATTTAGAATTTCATGCCAAATACGGGGTGCTAATATTTTTGATCTTACCCTTTGTCCTATTCTTTTGCATATTATATCCTTTAGGATTGGATCTAATGACGGTGATCTACGTGGGAATGATCATCCCGTTTGCCTATGCTTTTTACATGGTGTACAATATCCTTTGGGGCATTCGCCAACGCTATAAAAAAAGTAAAGCCTCCTTCGACGCTATCCTATCTTACGTTGCTGTAGCTCCCTGGACATTAATGCCCTTGTTGGCTTATTTGGAAGTGACACAGCTGACTGAAGTTTTATTGACAAATGGTGGCTTTCTGGTAATCACTGTCCTGTATATCCGGAACATGGTCGAGGAAAACAAAAAAGACCTGGAAACCCTGAATCTTCTGCAAACCAAAAATGAAGATGAAATTTTCACCATTCGTTGTACCAATCTTGGCCTGACAAAACGGGAAATTGAAATCTGCGAATTGGTCCGGGAAGGTCGTATATACAAGGATATAGCTGACACTTTGTTTATCTCAGAAAGAACCGTGAATAAGCATATGCAGAATATTTTCAAAAAAGCAGAAAGCAATAACAAGTTTGATTTGTTGAATAAGATTACCAAGGATGTGAAGTCGGCTTGA
- a CDS encoding PKD domain-containing protein, with translation MRGLFFTFLICICLPFPSIGQETVSYDTLKLNQEILRSRQQQEKEYESWVENIYLDVTEKMRSDVKSKNSSFIKGNGLQQMSSLDGCEENSSNLTVSQFNALIDLYESTTINSNWTNSTGWDTAVRGVVEDIKCWYGVKINSSGDLIELTLDNNNLNGTLPSSLGNISTLSGLVIPNNPQLTGSIPESIGKMTNLVYINLSRNNFTGNLPDSIGYNTELISLLLFWNPNLQGEIPQSMENLVKLENFLMEDTNVGDTIPEIFGAMENLETVILGRNNFIGPIPSQYHPNSSLVTLNLANNNLSDSIPPSLGSLSNLGSLHLENNQLTKVLPGSLSNLSNLQELYVTGNKLDSIATDFSNMINLKKVHLSDNDIEGGVPTSLFSLSGLEELMFFENEFTGSLPDPSAMTSLRKFTSYSNFLAGPIPPGFANLPNLITFNIGFNGFTGTIPEGFMCGRPWIKEFNIGGNPEIYGEIPSCLSGTLMKLDLYKCSFTFEDIVPIKSNFTGGAMIYKEQQKVGEPRTESAYYGFPYLLEAAIDLNTPAASLFQWFKRGPGDTEIPLHPEPTSEARTFEIGPLDSLDAGNYFYKIWNEEAPGLILTSRDVTISITNKAPLAASILVTNLYCGQAFLPVIEGDEECSPIAVAYSWDFGDSLGSGDRRPVHQYATSGNYDVEVEISYRCGNTFVFTTTASRTITDNGFEALPIDFFSEEIITVYSQASQEVLQAEASTFQSDWHALFADRELNEMNVYENGTAGVWRNSSSLYYDTDREQKTIPDVSSDGTFLLAGFDWQYPELEAVSDWTTSGEMTAYSSSSQPKETRDVLGIYSSSLYGYGEELLIAQGVNSRNLEMAFTGFEPKEGASTGNWRFEDEEISLTERYRVLNGKGYFATVDMPVALLSGLTSVDIITSSGRQKAFSGSDIPVLCIREDPRNEFRSIVTFGSLVSDDYWTGEMVVSKILGEDVDASIDTISHTGFASLKVEGTETFHQDIMRLEEMKTYHFSAWITIGSNPSKPFITGGASAELVFRDKDGVEVGDSWIVYPSGPIIEGWQQLKGDFDFPENAITYDLSFNSGSHAILWVDDLRLFPIDANMQSYVYDYSSHRLVATLDAENFSTYYYYDNEGNLRLVKKETVSGIVTLSETEQYLIEREP, from the coding sequence ATGAGAGGATTGTTTTTTACTTTTTTGATTTGCATTTGCCTACCCTTTCCTTCAATTGGGCAAGAAACAGTATCTTATGATACCCTCAAATTGAACCAGGAAATATTGCGATCAAGACAACAACAAGAAAAGGAATATGAGTCCTGGGTTGAAAATATTTATCTTGATGTTACGGAGAAGATGAGGTCAGATGTCAAATCTAAAAATAGCTCATTTATAAAGGGGAATGGTTTACAGCAAATGTCAAGTTTAGATGGATGTGAAGAGAATTCATCAAATCTAACAGTTAGTCAATTTAATGCCCTAATTGATCTTTATGAATCAACCACTATAAATTCTAATTGGACGAATAGTACCGGGTGGGATACAGCTGTTCGAGGAGTTGTTGAGGATATTAAATGTTGGTATGGTGTTAAAATAAATTCTTCGGGTGATTTGATTGAATTAACTCTCGATAATAATAACCTCAATGGAACACTACCTTCAAGTTTAGGAAACATCTCCACATTAAGTGGACTTGTAATCCCAAATAATCCCCAGTTGACAGGAAGTATTCCCGAATCAATTGGTAAAATGACCAACCTTGTTTATATTAATTTATCTCGAAATAATTTTACAGGTAATTTACCTGATTCGATAGGATACAATACCGAACTAATTTCATTGCTCTTGTTTTGGAATCCAAACCTCCAGGGTGAAATTCCTCAGTCTATGGAGAATCTTGTGAAATTGGAGAATTTTTTAATGGAAGATACCAATGTTGGTGATACTATTCCGGAAATATTTGGGGCAATGGAGAACCTTGAAACAGTTATTCTCGGTAGAAATAATTTTATAGGACCTATTCCTTCTCAGTATCATCCTAATTCTTCACTTGTAACACTCAATCTTGCTAATAATAATCTTTCGGACTCAATCCCTCCTAGTCTTGGAAGTTTGTCGAATTTGGGATCTCTTCATTTAGAAAATAACCAATTAACTAAAGTTTTGCCAGGTTCCTTAAGTAATCTTTCCAATTTGCAGGAATTGTATGTTACAGGTAATAAACTTGATTCTATTGCTACTGATTTTTCAAATATGATAAACCTGAAAAAAGTCCACCTTTCTGATAATGATATAGAAGGTGGTGTACCAACTTCTCTTTTTTCACTTTCAGGCTTGGAAGAACTTATGTTTTTTGAGAACGAATTTACAGGAAGTCTTCCTGATCCTTCTGCGATGACTTCTTTGAGGAAATTTACTTCTTACTCTAATTTTTTGGCAGGCCCCATCCCTCCGGGGTTTGCCAATTTACCTAACCTTATTACCTTCAATATAGGGTTTAATGGCTTTACAGGTACAATACCGGAGGGCTTTATGTGCGGAAGACCTTGGATTAAGGAATTCAATATTGGTGGTAACCCTGAAATATATGGGGAGATCCCCTCATGCTTGAGTGGGACACTGATGAAACTAGATCTCTATAAATGCTCCTTTACTTTTGAAGATATTGTACCAATTAAATCCAACTTCACAGGAGGTGCAATGATTTACAAAGAGCAGCAAAAGGTTGGTGAGCCGAGAACAGAGTCTGCTTATTACGGATTTCCATATTTACTAGAGGCTGCAATAGATCTAAATACGCCAGCTGCTTCACTTTTTCAGTGGTTTAAAAGGGGACCGGGGGATACAGAAATTCCTCTTCATCCTGAACCCACATCGGAAGCGCGTACATTTGAGATAGGCCCCCTTGATTCTTTAGATGCTGGAAATTATTTCTATAAAATATGGAATGAAGAGGCCCCAGGACTTATCTTGACTAGCAGGGATGTGACCATTTCAATTACAAATAAGGCACCTTTGGCAGCATCAATCCTGGTTACAAATCTGTATTGTGGCCAAGCTTTTTTACCGGTAATTGAAGGAGATGAAGAATGTAGCCCTATTGCAGTAGCTTATTCCTGGGATTTTGGAGATAGTCTGGGGTCCGGCGATAGACGTCCTGTACACCAGTATGCCACCTCAGGTAATTATGATGTAGAAGTGGAGATCAGTTACCGTTGTGGCAATACATTTGTTTTTACAACTACTGCTTCCAGAACAATTACAGATAATGGATTCGAAGCGCTTCCAATTGATTTTTTTTCCGAAGAAATAATAACCGTCTATTCACAGGCCAGTCAGGAGGTGTTACAAGCAGAGGCTTCAACCTTTCAATCTGATTGGCATGCTCTTTTTGCAGATAGGGAGTTAAATGAGATGAACGTTTATGAAAATGGTACAGCTGGGGTATGGCGTAATTCATCCAGTCTATATTACGATACAGACCGTGAGCAGAAGACAATACCGGATGTATCAAGTGACGGCACCTTTCTATTAGCAGGTTTTGATTGGCAGTACCCGGAACTTGAAGCCGTTAGTGATTGGACCACCTCGGGTGAGATGACGGCCTATTCCTCCAGTAGCCAACCTAAAGAGACGAGAGATGTGTTAGGTATTTATAGTTCTTCTTTATATGGATATGGCGAAGAGCTGCTTATAGCTCAGGGGGTCAATTCTAGAAACCTTGAAATGGCTTTTACAGGATTTGAACCTAAGGAAGGAGCATCGACTGGAAATTGGCGGTTTGAAGATGAAGAAATTTCACTGACTGAAAGATACCGAGTACTTAATGGAAAAGGATATTTTGCAACCGTAGATATGCCTGTCGCTTTATTGTCAGGGCTTACTTCAGTAGATATAATTACTTCCTCAGGACGTCAAAAAGCTTTTTCAGGGAGTGATATACCTGTTTTGTGTATCAGAGAAGACCCAAGAAACGAGTTTCGTTCAATAGTCACCTTCGGCAGTTTAGTGTCCGATGATTACTGGACTGGTGAAATGGTAGTATCAAAAATTCTTGGCGAAGATGTTGATGCAAGCATAGATACTATTTCACACACAGGTTTTGCAAGTTTAAAAGTAGAGGGAACAGAGACCTTCCATCAGGATATTATGCGACTGGAGGAAATGAAAACTTATCATTTTTCGGCTTGGATAACTATAGGGAGTAACCCTTCTAAACCATTTATAACGGGAGGTGCTTCAGCAGAATTAGTATTTCGAGATAAAGATGGGGTAGAAGTTGGCGATTCATGGATTGTATATCCTTCAGGTCCAATAATAGAAGGCTGGCAACAACTTAAGGGAGATTTTGATTTTCCTGAAAATGCTATCACATATGATCTTAGCTTTAATTCTGGATCCCATGCCATATTATGGGTTGATGACTTACGGTTATTTCCTATTGATGCAAATATGCAAAGTTATGTCTATGACTATTCCAGTCACAGACTTGTAGCAACTTTGGACGCTGAAAATTTTAGCACCTATTATTATTATGATAATGAAGGTAACCTTAGGCTTGTAAAGAAAGAGACGGTGTCTGGAATTGTTACGCTTTCAGAGACTGAGCAGTACCTAATTGAGCGTGAACCATAA